The following proteins come from a genomic window of Streptomyces sp. GS7:
- a CDS encoding ATP-binding protein yields MTTYPAEPEHDALREGAIPVAERGNGAAHGGWWMPGANDFAACALSGSACTVAEARQFTRTTLQGWRMCPGLADDAVLVVSELVTNALRYGAGETRRTLNYASPEPFCQAWLALTRQEHSVLCAVSDAGATAPVLRDRDELAESGRGLHLVELLSDAWGWTPPDRAGKTVWATVSARG; encoded by the coding sequence ATGACCACATATCCGGCAGAGCCCGAGCACGACGCCCTTCGGGAGGGAGCGATACCGGTAGCGGAGCGGGGCAACGGTGCGGCGCACGGCGGCTGGTGGATGCCGGGGGCGAACGACTTCGCGGCCTGTGCGCTCAGCGGATCGGCGTGCACCGTGGCGGAGGCGCGGCAGTTCACCCGGACCACGCTCCAGGGCTGGCGGATGTGCCCCGGACTCGCCGATGACGCGGTGCTGGTCGTCTCCGAACTCGTCACCAACGCGCTGCGATACGGCGCCGGCGAGACCCGACGCACCCTCAACTACGCCAGTCCCGAACCGTTTTGCCAGGCATGGCTGGCGCTGACCCGGCAGGAGCACAGTGTGCTGTGCGCCGTCTCGGACGCCGGTGCCACCGCGCCCGTCCTCCGGGACCGGGACGAGCTGGCCGAGTCCGGACGCGGGCTGCACCTCGTCGAGCTGCTCAGCGACGCCTGGGGGTGGACACCGCCGGACCGCGCGGGCAAGACGGTGTGGGCGACGGTGTCGGCGCGCGGCTGA
- a CDS encoding DUF397 domain-containing protein, translated as MESMTNGMPATGIDGAVWRKSRRSNPSGNCVELALLPDGGVAVRNSRHPAGPALIYTHDEMAAFVQGAKDGDFDHLIARD; from the coding sequence ATGGAATCGATGACCAACGGCATGCCGGCGACCGGCATCGACGGTGCGGTCTGGCGCAAGAGCCGCCGCAGCAACCCCAGTGGCAACTGCGTTGAACTGGCGCTTCTTCCCGACGGCGGAGTCGCGGTACGCAACTCGCGGCACCCCGCGGGCCCCGCGCTGATCTACACCCACGACGAGATGGCGGCCTTCGTCCAGGGCGCCAAGGACGGCGACTTCGACCATCTGATCGCCCGCGACTGA